One window of the Chanos chanos chromosome 11, fChaCha1.1, whole genome shotgun sequence genome contains the following:
- the LOC115823897 gene encoding sialic acid synthase-like → MPSKFELCPGRMIGENYPCFIIAEIGQNHQGDIDIAKKMIRMAKDCGADCAKFQKSELEHKFNKKALERPYNSKHSWGRTYGEHKRHLEFSHEQYKELQQYAQEVGIFFTASGMDEMAIEFLHELDVPFFKVASADGNNFPYLENTAKKGRPMVISSGMQSMETMRRVYQTVKQHNQNFCILQCTSAYPLEPEHVNLRVITEYLKEFPDIPIGYSGHETGISITVAAVAMGAKVVERHVTLDKSWKGNDHEASLEPAELAELVRSIRVVERALGTGVKQMLPCEMTCHSKLGKSIVAKMAIPKGAALTIDMLAVKVAEPKGVIPEDIFQLVGKKVLVDVEEDDSITEDMVDGYSKKV, encoded by the exons ATGCCATCAAAATTCGAGCTCTGCCCAGGGAGAATGATTGGGGAGAACTATCCCTGTTTCATCATTGCAGAGATTGGACAAAATCATCAAGGAGACATTGACATTGCCAAGAAAATGATTCGAATGGCTAAG GACTGTGGAGCCGATTGTGCCAAATTTCAGAAGAGTGAACTGGAGCACAAGTTCAACAAAAAAGCCCTTGAGCGTCCATACAACTCAAAGCATTCCTGGGGGAGAACGTATGGTGAACACAAGCGCCACCTAGAGTTCAGCCACGAACAATACAAAGAACTCCAGCAGTATGCCCAGGAAGTTGGGATTTTCTTCACTGCATCTGGAATGGATGAG aTGGCCATAGAATTTCTCCATGAGCTTGATGTGCCTTTCTTCAAAGTTGCTTCAGCAGATGGCAACAATTTCCCCTATCTTGAGAATACTGCCAAAAAAG GACGGCCAATGGTGATTTCCAGTGGCATGCAGTCTATGGAGACGATGCGACGGGTTTATCAGACAGTGAAGCAGCACAACCAGAACTTCTGCATCCTGCAGTGCACCAGTGCTTACCCTCTGGAGCCTGAACATGTGAACTTACGTGTGATCACC GAATATTTGAAGGAATTCCCTGATATTCCTATTGGATACTCTGGCCATGAGACTGGCATTAGTATCACCGTGGCAGCGGTTGCAATGGGGGCAAAGGTGGTTGAGCGCCACGTGACCCTGGATAAAAGCTGGAAAGGCAATGACCACGAAGCCTCTCTGGAGCCCGCCGAGCTGGCCGAGTTGGTGCGCTCCATTCGCGTTGTGGAGAGGGCACTGGGGACAGGTGTCAAACAGATGTTGCCCTGTGAGATGACCTGTCACAGTAAG CTGGGAAAGTCAATTGTGGCTAAGATGGCCATTCCCAAAGGTGCTGCTCTGACCATCGACATGTTGGCTGTGAAGGTTGCTGAGCCAAAGGGAGTGATCCCTGAAGACATTTTTCAGCTGGTGGGAAAGAAGGTTTTGGTAGATGTGGAAGAAGATGACAGCATCACTGAAGATATGGTTGATGGTTATAGCAAGAAGGTCTAA
- the LOC115823725 gene encoding N-acylneuraminate cytidylyltransferase-like, which yields MADKSKLTTGANASSSQQSSNGWSNKRRHITALILARGGSKGIPLKNIKLLAGVPLVGWVLRAALDSDLFDSVWVSTDHDEIEKVGKAWGAQFHRRSLEVSQDSSSSLETMQEFVRQRPEVDVICHIQATSPCLHPRHLREALQVILDQGYDSVFSVVRRHQFRWVEVKQTEGRCSKPLNINPSKRPRRQDWDGELCENGSFYINTRELIEKGVPQTGKVTYYEMPPEYSVDIDVDIDWPVAEQRVVRYGYFGKEELEVVNLLFCSVSGCLTDGHLYISITGEEMVSINSRDLMGIHMLQKDGVEVILISSKDDPVSKTLADKLAERAGCKVMHGVEQRQVVVERLMKERGLVWKKVAYLGTDILDVDCLNLAGLSAAASDAPAEALNAAKYNCHSPAGRGAVREFTDHILLLKKKAKSKMDQDRTDRMSF from the exons ATGGCGGATAAAAGTAAACTTACCACAGGGGCTAATGCATCAAGCTCACAGCAAAGCAGTAATGGCTGGAGCAATAAACGCCGACACATTACGGCGCTCATCCTTGCGAGAGGAGGTAGCAAAGGAATACCCCTGAAGAACATCAAACTGCTTGCCGGAGTCCCGCTTGTGGGATGGGTGCTTCGGGCAGCGCTGGACTCCGACCTCTTTGACAG TGTTTGGGTATCAACGGACCATGATGAAATTGAGAAAGTGGGCAAAGCTTGGGGAGCACAATTCCACCGTCGCAGTCTTGAGGTTTCCCAGGACTCATCTAGTTCCTTGGAAACCATGCAAGAGTTCGTCCGGCAGAGGCCAG AAGTGGACGTTATCTGTCACATCCAAGCCACCTCGCCCTGCCTGCATCCACGCCATCTTAGAGAAGCACTGCAAGTGATCTTAGACCAGGGTTATGATTCTGTCTTCTCCGTGGTGAGGAGACACCAGTTCCGTTGGGTGGAGGTCAAACAAACAG AAGGCAGATGCTCTAAACCCTTAAACATAAATCCATCCAAGAGGCCACGTCGCCAGGACTGGGACGGAGAGCTGTGTGAAAATGGCTCCTTCTACATCAACACGAGAGAGCTCATTGAGAAGGGTGTCCCTCAG ACAGGGAAAGTTACTTACTATGAGATGCCTCCAGAATACAGTGTAGACATTGATGTGGACATTGACTGGCCTGTTGCAGAACAAAGAGTTGTCAG GTATGGGTATTTTGGCaaagaggagctggaggtggtcaacctgctgttttgttctgtgtcagGCTGTCTGACAGATGGACACTTATACATATCGATAACTGGAGAGGAGATGGTGTCCATCAACAGTAGAGACCTGATGGGCATCCACATGCTTCAGAAAGATGGTGTGGAG GTGATTCTGATCTCCTCAAAAGATGATCCTGTGTCCAAAACTCTGGCAGACAAACTTGCCGAGCGTGCAGGTTGCAAAGTGATGCATGGGGTGGAACAACGGCAAGTTGTAGTAGAGCGTctcatgaaagagagagggctggtATGGAAGAAGGTGGCCTACCTGG GAACTGACATACTGGATGTGGATTGTTTGAACCTGGCTGGGCTGAGTGCAGCAGCAAGTGATGCCCCTGCAGAGGCTCTCAATGCAGCTAAGTACAACTGTCATAGCCCTGCAGGAAGAGGGGCAGTCCGGGAGTTTACCGATCATATCCTGTTACTGAAGAAGAAAGCCAAGTCCAAGATGGACCAAGACCGCACTGATCGAATGTCCTTCTAG